A portion of the Juglans microcarpa x Juglans regia isolate MS1-56 chromosome 1D, Jm3101_v1.0, whole genome shotgun sequence genome contains these proteins:
- the LOC121241223 gene encoding RNA-binding protein 24-like isoform X1, with the protein MSQQRQFQMVGGNNPGQYNDTTFTKIFVGGLAWETQRDTMRRYFEQFGEILEAVVITDKNTGRSKGYGFVTFKDPDSAARACQNPSPVIDGRRANCNLASLGAQKTRPPTPQQGSGRFGRATGVVTPPAYHGTYYHQPTGQYTYPYSAYGYTGYSHDALYPTNYYSVYGSQQSSPYYATTRATGPPGMFHNLYPFYAQYAQSSQPHGFGVQYPQMVQYPYLPHHYSSTGILSLPSSMAMQSTVTGAAAAAATSGVTGAGASASQASGTASEQNSST; encoded by the exons ATGTCTCAACAAAGGCAATTTCAGATGGTGGGTGGTAACAATCCCGGGCAGTACAATGACACAACTTTTACCAAAATCTTCGTTGGAGGGTTGGCCTGGGAGACTCAAAGGGACACAATGAGGAGATATTTTGAGCAATTCGGAGAGATCCTAGAGGCTGTTGTTATCACAGATAAAAACACTGGGAGATCCAAGGGTTACGGTTTT GTTACGTTTAAGGATCCAGATTCAGCCGCAAGAGCATGTCAAAATCCATCTCCTGTCATTGATGGAAGAAGAGCAAACTGCAATCTGGCATCTCTTGGTGCACAGAAGACTCGTCCACCAACTCCTCAACAAG GTTCAGGGCGGTTTGGACGAGCAACTGGCGTAGTTACCCCACCTGCTTATCACGGCACATATTACCATCAACCTACGGGTCAATACACTTATCCTTATTCGGCTTATGG GTACACTGGATATTCCCATGATGCTTTGTATCCCACG AACTATTATAGTGTTTATGGAAGTCAACAATCCTCTCCTTACTATGCCACAACAAGGGCAACAGGGCCACCTGGGATGTTCCATAATTTGTACCCATTCTATGCACAATATGCACAAAGTAGCCAGCCTCATGGTTTTGGAGTCCAATATCCCCAAATGGTACAGTACCCATATTTGCCTCATCACTATAGCTCCACTGGGATactctctcttccttcttcaatGGCAATGCAATCTACAGTCACAG gtgcagcagcagcagcagcaacatcAGGGGTGACTGGAGCAGGTGCAAGTGCTTCACAGGCCTCCGGAACAGCTTCTGAACAGAATTCATCAACCTAG
- the LOC121241223 gene encoding RNA-binding protein 24-like isoform X2 produces MVGGNNPGQYNDTTFTKIFVGGLAWETQRDTMRRYFEQFGEILEAVVITDKNTGRSKGYGFVTFKDPDSAARACQNPSPVIDGRRANCNLASLGAQKTRPPTPQQGSGRFGRATGVVTPPAYHGTYYHQPTGQYTYPYSAYGYTGYSHDALYPTNYYSVYGSQQSSPYYATTRATGPPGMFHNLYPFYAQYAQSSQPHGFGVQYPQMVQYPYLPHHYSSTGILSLPSSMAMQSTVTGAAAAAATSGVTGAGASASQASGTASEQNSST; encoded by the exons ATGGTGGGTGGTAACAATCCCGGGCAGTACAATGACACAACTTTTACCAAAATCTTCGTTGGAGGGTTGGCCTGGGAGACTCAAAGGGACACAATGAGGAGATATTTTGAGCAATTCGGAGAGATCCTAGAGGCTGTTGTTATCACAGATAAAAACACTGGGAGATCCAAGGGTTACGGTTTT GTTACGTTTAAGGATCCAGATTCAGCCGCAAGAGCATGTCAAAATCCATCTCCTGTCATTGATGGAAGAAGAGCAAACTGCAATCTGGCATCTCTTGGTGCACAGAAGACTCGTCCACCAACTCCTCAACAAG GTTCAGGGCGGTTTGGACGAGCAACTGGCGTAGTTACCCCACCTGCTTATCACGGCACATATTACCATCAACCTACGGGTCAATACACTTATCCTTATTCGGCTTATGG GTACACTGGATATTCCCATGATGCTTTGTATCCCACG AACTATTATAGTGTTTATGGAAGTCAACAATCCTCTCCTTACTATGCCACAACAAGGGCAACAGGGCCACCTGGGATGTTCCATAATTTGTACCCATTCTATGCACAATATGCACAAAGTAGCCAGCCTCATGGTTTTGGAGTCCAATATCCCCAAATGGTACAGTACCCATATTTGCCTCATCACTATAGCTCCACTGGGATactctctcttccttcttcaatGGCAATGCAATCTACAGTCACAG gtgcagcagcagcagcagcaacatcAGGGGTGACTGGAGCAGGTGCAAGTGCTTCACAGGCCTCCGGAACAGCTTCTGAACAGAATTCATCAACCTAG